One Nonomuraea angiospora DNA segment encodes these proteins:
- a CDS encoding Nramp family divalent metal transporter yields the protein MAEFTPTVPARVLPSVTVRDLPDPPRSTWRIIGPGLVGAGVGLASGEFILWPYIASQVGLIFVWGAAIGIITQWFLNMEIERYTLATGETALTGFSRMWKHWGLVFVVMTLCSNLWPGWVTTSATMVTYLTGSGAGSVRWIAIGMLLVIALGLTLAPVIYTALERVIFVKIILVATLILVAVLFAINAESWVQLGKGLTVGAGFPVPPLEFSVLMGAIAYAGAGGGQNLCQSNWIRDKGFGMGQYVPRLVSPVTGQEEAAASTGFQFAPTKENLARWRQWWRFANIEQAWTFAVVSFVTIAFMSMLAYSTVFGREGLANSIQFLQVEGQVLQEVVGPWFGVLFWVIGALALFASAMGIVDYTSRLASDTIKTVYLRDKPVSVNRVYFYTVWAMALIGIAVLLAGFDQPLILLVFSACFAAVMMFVYSILLIILNRRSLPEPIKVRSYRLGALIWSVAFFGTLTVLVVIQQAEKLFG from the coding sequence ATGGCGGAGTTCACCCCGACCGTTCCCGCGCGAGTCCTACCGTCCGTCACCGTCCGCGACCTGCCCGACCCTCCCCGATCGACCTGGCGCATCATCGGCCCGGGGCTGGTCGGCGCGGGTGTGGGGCTGGCGTCGGGCGAATTCATTCTCTGGCCGTACATCGCCTCCCAAGTCGGGCTCATCTTCGTCTGGGGAGCCGCGATCGGCATCATCACGCAGTGGTTCCTGAACATGGAGATCGAGCGCTACACGCTGGCCACCGGCGAGACCGCGCTCACCGGCTTCAGCCGCATGTGGAAACACTGGGGCCTGGTCTTCGTGGTGATGACGCTCTGCTCGAACCTCTGGCCCGGCTGGGTCACCACGTCCGCGACGATGGTGACGTACCTGACCGGGTCGGGCGCGGGCAGCGTGCGGTGGATCGCCATCGGCATGCTCCTCGTGATCGCGCTCGGCCTGACGCTGGCGCCGGTGATCTACACCGCGCTCGAACGGGTCATCTTCGTGAAGATCATCCTGGTGGCCACGCTGATCCTGGTCGCCGTCCTGTTCGCGATCAACGCGGAGAGCTGGGTCCAGCTCGGCAAGGGCCTGACCGTCGGCGCCGGGTTCCCGGTGCCGCCGCTGGAGTTCTCGGTGCTGATGGGCGCCATCGCCTACGCCGGCGCCGGCGGCGGCCAGAACCTCTGCCAGAGCAACTGGATCCGCGACAAGGGCTTCGGCATGGGCCAGTACGTGCCGCGCCTGGTCAGCCCGGTGACCGGCCAGGAGGAGGCGGCCGCCTCGACCGGCTTCCAGTTCGCGCCCACCAAGGAGAACCTGGCGCGCTGGCGGCAGTGGTGGCGCTTCGCGAACATCGAGCAGGCCTGGACGTTCGCCGTGGTGTCGTTCGTGACGATCGCGTTCATGTCGATGCTGGCCTACTCCACCGTGTTCGGCCGCGAGGGGCTGGCCAACAGCATCCAGTTCCTGCAGGTCGAGGGCCAGGTGCTGCAGGAGGTCGTCGGGCCGTGGTTCGGCGTGCTGTTCTGGGTGATCGGGGCGCTGGCGCTGTTCGCCTCCGCCATGGGCATCGTCGACTACACCTCGCGGCTGGCCTCCGACACGATCAAGACGGTCTACCTGCGTGACAAGCCCGTCTCGGTGAACCGCGTCTACTTCTACACCGTCTGGGCGATGGCGCTGATCGGGATCGCGGTCCTGCTGGCGGGCTTCGACCAGCCGCTCATCCTGCTGGTGTTCTCGGCGTGCTTCGCGGCCGTGATGATGTTCGTGTACTCGATCCTGCTGATCATCCTCAACCGGCGGTCGCTGCCCGAGCCCATCAAGGTGCGCTCGTACCGGCTCGGCGCGCTGATCTGGTCGGTGGCCTTCTTCGGCACGCTGACCGTGCTGGTCGTCATCCAGCAGGCGGAGAAGCTGTTCGGCTGA